A region from the uncultured Holophaga sp. genome encodes:
- a CDS encoding MarR family winged helix-turn-helix transcriptional regulator, with the protein MADLFDICWSEAPLPLLLTVVRGRLRQISLRHLAPFDLTHQQFQVMALVEKNPGICHKNVAAALGLDKPTATRLLQTLQKKGWLSVQPDQGHGRRLCITLSPEGTQHIAQLSGMRRFFREGLEEGLSPEERQQLRGLLHKLMTNLDRLEERS; encoded by the coding sequence GTGGCTGATCTCTTTGATATCTGCTGGAGCGAGGCCCCACTGCCCCTGCTCCTGACGGTGGTGCGCGGCCGCCTGAGGCAGATCAGCCTCCGGCACCTCGCCCCCTTTGACCTGACCCACCAGCAGTTCCAGGTCATGGCCCTGGTGGAGAAGAACCCCGGGATCTGCCACAAGAATGTGGCCGCCGCCCTGGGCCTGGACAAGCCCACCGCCACCCGCCTCCTGCAGACCCTGCAGAAGAAGGGCTGGCTTTCGGTCCAACCCGATCAGGGCCACGGCCGGCGCCTGTGCATCACCCTGAGCCCCGAGGGCACCCAGCACATCGCCCAACTGAGCGGCATGCGGCGCTTCTTCCGGGAGGGCCTGGAAGAGGGGCTCAGCCCCGAAGAGCGCCAGCAGCTCAGGGGACTGCTTCACAAGCTCATGACCAATCTGGACCGCCTCGAAGAGCGCTCCTGA